One genomic segment of Gottschalkia acidurici 9a includes these proteins:
- the malQ gene encoding 4-alpha-glucanotransferase — MKRSSGILMSITSLPNAYGIGTFGKEAYEFVDFLNKSGQSYWQVLPLNPTSFGDSPYQSPSAFAGNPYFIDFELLERDNLLKKSDYEFIDFGCDEERIDYEKIFKNKMKVLRIAFTNKDEIEDEDIKKFRKENQYWVEDYALYMALKYKFDLKSWQDWDKDIKIREKEKVNYYKKKLKEEIDYWIFIQFLFFKQWNNLKDYANRKRIKIIGDVPIYVAEDSADTWANSEIFLLDDNRVPIVVSGVPPDGFSSDGQLWGNPIYNWDLLEERNFDWWIERLTMNLNLYDVIRIDHFRGFESYWQVKYGERTAVNGEWVKGPNIRFFKTVYNCLGNIPIIVEDLGYLTKEVLELRDKLGYPGMKILQFAFDSDENNDYLPHNYDRNCVAYTGTHDNNTVIGWLDNTDRRVLEFCSKYLGLNQEEGYNWGMIRGTWASIANLSIAQLQDFLSIDSKGRMNIPSKVDGNWQWRLKKEQLTSDLAEKIYSLTKMYRRIRD; from the coding sequence TTGAAAAGAAGTAGTGGTATACTTATGAGTATAACATCATTACCAAATGCATACGGGATAGGAACTTTTGGAAAAGAAGCCTACGAATTTGTAGATTTTTTAAATAAAAGTGGTCAATCTTATTGGCAAGTATTACCACTGAATCCAACTAGCTTTGGTGACTCACCATATCAGAGTCCTTCAGCTTTTGCTGGGAATCCATATTTTATAGATTTTGAACTCTTAGAGAGGGACAATTTATTAAAGAAAAGTGACTATGAGTTTATTGATTTTGGATGTGACGAAGAAAGAATTGATTATGAAAAGATATTTAAAAATAAGATGAAAGTTTTAAGAATAGCTTTTACAAATAAAGATGAAATAGAAGATGAAGATATAAAAAAGTTTAGAAAAGAAAATCAATACTGGGTAGAAGACTATGCACTTTACATGGCACTTAAATATAAGTTTGATTTAAAATCGTGGCAAGACTGGGATAAAGATATAAAGATAAGAGAAAAAGAGAAAGTGAATTATTATAAAAAGAAACTTAAAGAAGAGATAGATTACTGGATATTTATTCAGTTTTTATTTTTTAAACAATGGAACAACTTAAAAGACTATGCCAATAGAAAAAGAATAAAGATAATAGGAGATGTACCAATATATGTAGCAGAAGACAGTGCAGACACTTGGGCAAATAGCGAAATTTTTTTATTAGATGATAACAGAGTTCCCATAGTTGTATCAGGAGTCCCGCCAGATGGATTTAGTTCTGATGGACAATTATGGGGTAATCCAATATATAATTGGGACTTATTAGAAGAAAGAAATTTTGATTGGTGGATAGAGAGACTTACTATGAATCTTAATCTATATGATGTAATAAGAATAGATCACTTTAGAGGGTTTGAGTCTTATTGGCAAGTTAAATACGGAGAAAGAACAGCAGTAAATGGAGAATGGGTTAAGGGACCAAATATAAGGTTTTTTAAAACTGTCTATAATTGCTTAGGAAATATTCCAATTATAGTAGAGGATTTAGGATATTTAACTAAAGAAGTACTAGAATTGAGGGACAAATTAGGATATCCAGGTATGAAGATCCTACAGTTTGCATTTGATTCAGATGAAAACAATGACTACTTACCACACAACTATGATAGAAACTGTGTAGCATATACGGGAACACATGATAATAATACAGTAATAGGATGGCTTGATAACACTGATAGAAGAGTATTAGAGTTTTGTAGTAAATATTTAGGACTAAATCAAGAGGAAGGTTATAACTGGGGAATGATAAGAGGTACTTGGGCTTCAATTGCAAACTTATCAATAGCTCAGCTACAAGATTTTTTATCTATAGATAGTAAAGGAAGAATGAATATACCATCTAAAGTTGATGGCAATTGGCAATGGAGATTGAAAAAGGAACAACTGACAAGTGATTTAGCAGAAAAAATATATTCTCTTACCAAAATGTATAGACGAATAAGAGATTAA